The Thalassoroseus pseudoceratinae genome has a segment encoding these proteins:
- a CDS encoding response regulator encodes MKNHGVLIKLMWLVGTAVVAFVGLGLYGISNTALTFQWVNQVYQTAEDFRDGSLQITNPLNELRQLSLSIVMAPNPTFRDELIERQTLLTQQIDQTLREWKVPEDDPNEVEAFRQLEDSWGKYKALKDLTVENARLRYREEAFINAIGAEREQFREVNDRLNKWMQSRIQNAESAYQSATTQYHRVFWISWAVIMLMTLVVGSIGLIIARKIVHPIQVLKDAATRIANREPIETIDVRSRDELGDLARDMESMAAGIQSYIAQQQQAEAEVRELNAQLELRVEERTGELQTATETLLFEADERKREEERYRSLVEATTAIVWNTPASGEFETEQSEWSEFTGQSFHELKGWGWLNAVHPDDRPNTAAVWSTAVAERSLYEVEHRLRRFDGTYRHMLVRAVPILGDDKTIREWVGIHTDIDDRKRAEVMLRDAKEAAESANQAKSEFLANMSHEIRTPMNGIIGMTELTLDTRLSTEQREYLEMVKSSADYLLAVINDILDFSKIEAGKLDLDPIDFNLREHLDDTVTTLALRAHTKGLELACHVLSDVPDSLVGDPGRLRQIIVNLIGNAVKFTGEGEVVVRVEKETQSDSDVCIHFSVKDTGIGIPAEKLGLLFQAFSQVDPSTTRKFGGTGLGLAISSQLVKMMGGRIWVESEEGQGSTFHFTARFGLSTSPPARQVPQELSEIKGLRVLVVDDNATNRRILVEVLSNWGLKPTAVTCGPEALKAIEEALDQGSPFRIVLLDNMMPEMDGFMLAQEILKRPGFHPSTMMMLSSADRHENAERCRSLGLTAYMTKPVKRSELLNAILTAIESEPAETHKQSPKSHSQVDANQQSMQILLTEDNAVNQKLAVKLLEKRGHRVIVAGNGKEAIHALDQQEFDIILMDVQMPEMDGFETTQTIRKREQQTGGRIPIVAMTAFAMKGDRERCIAAGMDGYISKPLQPSELFEMVESYPIRDSAETKSPLKLSLADTDHATAANPIDAVQLEDAVSAFDHARAMETVDGDVELMKEIIKAFLEEYPKLMTEVEEAVSQADPTAIGRASHTLKGAAGALAAIQVVELAQELETMGNTEQITEAASTFATLEQAIEELANQLTAFCQN; translated from the coding sequence ATGAAGAACCACGGCGTATTGATCAAACTCATGTGGCTCGTCGGCACCGCTGTGGTGGCATTTGTGGGATTGGGCTTGTATGGGATTTCGAATACCGCATTGACTTTCCAATGGGTGAATCAAGTCTATCAGACGGCCGAAGACTTCCGAGACGGTTCACTGCAGATCACGAACCCGTTGAACGAACTCCGCCAGTTGTCGCTTTCGATCGTAATGGCTCCGAATCCCACCTTTCGTGATGAACTGATCGAACGGCAAACCCTACTGACTCAGCAAATCGATCAGACGCTCCGCGAGTGGAAGGTGCCCGAAGACGACCCGAATGAAGTTGAAGCATTTCGACAGCTGGAAGATAGTTGGGGGAAGTACAAAGCCCTCAAAGATCTCACTGTCGAAAACGCTCGGCTGCGTTATCGAGAGGAGGCTTTCATCAATGCAATTGGGGCAGAACGCGAACAATTCCGAGAAGTCAACGATCGACTCAACAAGTGGATGCAGTCTAGGATCCAGAATGCCGAATCTGCGTATCAAAGTGCAACGACTCAATACCATCGCGTGTTCTGGATTTCATGGGCTGTAATTATGTTGATGACATTGGTTGTCGGTAGCATCGGTCTGATCATTGCTCGCAAGATTGTTCATCCGATTCAAGTTCTCAAAGACGCCGCAACACGCATTGCAAATCGCGAACCAATTGAAACCATCGACGTGCGATCTAGAGACGAACTCGGCGATCTTGCACGCGATATGGAAAGTATGGCGGCTGGGATCCAAAGCTATATCGCTCAGCAACAGCAGGCCGAAGCCGAGGTTCGGGAGTTGAATGCTCAGTTGGAATTACGCGTCGAGGAACGAACTGGGGAACTGCAAACGGCCACCGAAACACTTCTTTTCGAAGCCGACGAGCGGAAACGCGAGGAAGAACGTTACCGATCATTGGTGGAGGCGACGACGGCCATCGTTTGGAACACGCCCGCTTCAGGAGAGTTTGAAACAGAACAATCTGAATGGAGCGAATTCACAGGGCAGAGTTTCCATGAACTCAAAGGCTGGGGTTGGCTCAACGCTGTTCATCCCGACGATCGCCCAAACACCGCCGCAGTTTGGTCAACTGCAGTCGCCGAACGCTCGCTTTATGAAGTCGAACATCGGCTTCGACGGTTCGATGGCACATACCGTCATATGCTAGTTCGCGCTGTGCCAATTCTCGGAGACGATAAAACCATTCGCGAATGGGTGGGAATCCATACCGACATCGATGACCGCAAACGAGCCGAGGTGATGCTGCGAGACGCTAAGGAAGCCGCCGAGAGTGCGAATCAAGCGAAAAGCGAGTTTTTGGCGAACATGAGTCACGAGATTCGGACGCCAATGAATGGCATCATTGGCATGACTGAACTGACTCTCGATACCAGACTCTCCACGGAACAACGCGAGTACCTGGAGATGGTCAAATCGTCGGCGGATTACCTCTTGGCAGTCATCAATGACATCCTCGACTTCTCCAAGATTGAAGCTGGCAAACTTGATCTAGATCCGATCGATTTCAATCTTCGTGAGCACCTAGACGACACCGTCACCACGCTGGCACTTCGGGCTCACACCAAGGGGTTGGAACTCGCGTGTCATGTCCTTTCGGACGTTCCAGATTCACTCGTGGGCGACCCCGGCCGATTGCGGCAGATTATTGTCAACTTGATCGGGAATGCGGTGAAATTCACCGGCGAAGGTGAAGTCGTTGTTCGCGTCGAGAAGGAAACACAGTCCGACTCAGACGTCTGCATTCATTTCAGCGTCAAAGACACTGGCATCGGAATTCCAGCCGAGAAACTCGGCCTTCTGTTCCAAGCCTTTTCACAAGTCGATCCGTCGACGACGCGTAAGTTCGGAGGGACTGGTTTAGGTTTGGCGATTTCCTCTCAGCTTGTGAAGATGATGGGCGGACGCATTTGGGTCGAGAGTGAAGAGGGCCAGGGGAGTACATTTCACTTCACCGCCCGCTTCGGACTCTCCACATCGCCGCCAGCTCGACAAGTCCCCCAGGAACTATCCGAGATCAAAGGCCTGCGAGTCTTGGTGGTCGACGATAATGCCACCAACCGCCGCATTCTCGTGGAGGTCCTTTCCAATTGGGGTCTCAAACCGACGGCCGTCACCTGCGGTCCCGAGGCCTTGAAAGCGATCGAGGAAGCCCTTGATCAGGGAAGCCCTTTTCGGATCGTCTTGTTGGATAACATGATGCCCGAGATGGATGGCTTCATGCTGGCTCAGGAAATTCTCAAGCGGCCCGGTTTTCACCCGTCGACCATGATGATGCTCTCCTCTGCTGATCGCCACGAGAATGCCGAGCGGTGTCGATCATTAGGGCTCACTGCATACATGACGAAGCCGGTCAAGCGGTCCGAACTCTTGAATGCGATCCTCACCGCGATTGAAAGCGAACCAGCAGAGACGCACAAGCAGTCGCCGAAAAGCCATTCGCAGGTCGATGCCAATCAGCAAAGCATGCAAATTCTGTTAACCGAAGATAATGCCGTGAATCAGAAACTCGCGGTCAAGCTCCTGGAAAAACGGGGGCATCGTGTCATTGTCGCAGGGAACGGCAAAGAGGCGATTCACGCATTAGATCAACAGGAATTCGATATTATTCTGATGGACGTTCAGATGCCGGAGATGGACGGGTTCGAGACAACACAGACCATCCGCAAACGCGAGCAGCAGACTGGCGGACGAATTCCAATCGTTGCCATGACGGCTTTCGCCATGAAGGGGGATCGCGAGCGGTGCATCGCTGCCGGCATGGATGGGTATATTTCAAAGCCACTGCAACCGAGTGAACTCTTTGAAATGGTGGAAAGTTATCCAATTCGAGATTCGGCGGAGACAAAGTCACCGCTGAAACTCTCGTTGGCTGACACGGACCATGCGACCGCAGCAAATCCAATCGATGCCGTTCAATTGGAGGATGCCGTATCGGCCTTCGATCACGCCCGTGCCATGGAAACCGTCGATGGTGACGTTGAGTTGATGAAAGAGATCATCAAAGCCTTTCTGGAAGAATATCCGAAACTAATGACGGAAGTCGAAGAGGCGGTTTCGCAGGCCGATCCCACAGCGATCGGTCGTGCCTCTCATACTTTGAAGGGCGCCGCCGGAGCGCTCGCAGCGATCCAGGTCGTTGAACTAGCTCAAGAGCTTGAAACCATGGGTAACACCGAGCAAATCACCGAAGCCGCTTCGACCTTCGCAACGCTTGAACAAGCAATCGAAGAGTTAGCGAATCAGCTCACTGCATTCTGTCAGAATTAA
- a CDS encoding ABC transporter substrate-binding protein: MFRVVYRHWHLVLILNASLVIFANASIWGQDSTIRPVILRNDDAPQRVPRGLVKGSHLKVFLPSLPYLYTSHAINGALIKPSDEPRGWEYDMAVDHQLIDKTTYEFRLRQGVKFQDGTAFNADSVVLNMEYFKKAPVKYSKIDEVFDHCEKIDDYTVRFHLTEEYGSFMNDAMWMQFYSEDYLRLNPGGWNGKANCPNLSMPGPYGLGPYVLTEGYIEGDRHTAKAVLKANPYYWDPEYPKIETVTVYTELDTLDAKRMVLYEEGQLDITLTPPEDKVETIIAPFSKLVITPSTDNIAIHMNMITGNPLLKNLTVRRALNEALHQQNILHFVYEDEGRLSPISPYFPGVREVSNRLLPVSKHHNPYDTKTQARLRTILQGLNLKVVTQDRFLPLWRGIETQLSRVGVNLDINIKKSEKEVFEALLKTNAGENDVDWDLLVWGNDDWYFNHPYSTFLVFRTNNVWSTVSPDPVMNEYVDEMFRIAVDDPAFPDVCSKIMQRAYDRAYMLFVPTPNKVFAINKEVVFHPYKMASIPLWKIEVTDQHWSVRPPGSTYPSSLQEPVRILRVNVR; this comes from the coding sequence ATGTTTCGCGTTGTGTACCGTCATTGGCATCTCGTCCTGATTCTTAACGCCTCCTTGGTGATATTCGCGAACGCCTCTATCTGGGGACAGGACAGCACGATTCGACCAGTCATTCTCAGGAACGATGATGCCCCCCAGCGAGTTCCCCGCGGTTTGGTCAAGGGTTCCCATCTCAAAGTCTTTCTCCCAAGCTTGCCGTATCTTTACACCTCACATGCTATCAATGGAGCGTTGATCAAACCGTCGGACGAACCCCGTGGCTGGGAATATGACATGGCGGTCGATCATCAGCTGATCGACAAAACGACCTACGAATTTCGCTTGCGACAAGGCGTGAAGTTCCAAGACGGAACCGCATTCAACGCGGACTCGGTTGTTTTGAACATGGAGTATTTCAAGAAAGCTCCTGTGAAATACAGCAAGATCGACGAGGTTTTCGACCACTGTGAGAAAATTGACGATTACACCGTACGGTTTCATCTGACGGAGGAATACGGCTCGTTTATGAACGATGCCATGTGGATGCAGTTTTATTCCGAAGACTACCTAAGGTTGAATCCCGGCGGATGGAACGGCAAAGCCAACTGTCCGAACCTGTCAATGCCCGGTCCCTACGGTCTCGGGCCTTATGTTCTAACCGAAGGTTACATCGAAGGAGACCGCCATACTGCAAAAGCCGTTTTGAAGGCGAACCCCTACTATTGGGACCCCGAATATCCCAAGATCGAAACGGTTACGGTCTACACGGAACTTGATACGCTCGACGCCAAGCGGATGGTTCTCTACGAGGAAGGTCAGCTAGACATTACCTTGACGCCTCCTGAGGACAAAGTGGAAACGATCATAGCGCCGTTTAGCAAGCTGGTGATAACACCGTCGACGGACAACATCGCCATCCACATGAATATGATCACAGGGAATCCGCTTCTCAAAAATCTAACGGTCCGCCGGGCCTTGAACGAGGCGTTGCATCAACAGAACATTTTGCATTTCGTCTATGAAGATGAAGGCCGTCTCTCTCCAATCTCACCCTATTTCCCCGGTGTCCGCGAAGTTTCCAATCGCCTTCTGCCAGTTTCGAAACACCACAATCCCTATGACACGAAAACACAAGCTCGCCTTAGAACGATCCTCCAAGGATTAAACTTGAAAGTCGTCACCCAAGATCGCTTCTTACCATTATGGCGAGGCATCGAGACGCAACTTAGTCGTGTCGGAGTCAATCTAGATATCAACATTAAAAAAAGTGAAAAGGAAGTGTTCGAGGCTCTACTGAAAACGAACGCGGGTGAGAACGATGTTGACTGGGATCTCCTTGTCTGGGGAAATGACGACTGGTACTTCAATCATCCGTACTCGACTTTTCTAGTGTTTCGCACAAACAATGTCTGGAGTACCGTATCGCCGGATCCAGTGATGAACGAATACGTTGATGAAATGTTCCGGATTGCCGTTGATGATCCGGCGTTTCCTGATGTCTGCTCGAAGATCATGCAACGAGCCTACGATCGAGCCTATATGTTGTTCGTTCCAACGCCGAACAAAGTCTTTGCAATCAACAAGGAAGTTGTTTTTCATCCTTATAAAATGGCTTCGATTCCGCTCTGGAAAATTGAGGTCACCGACCAGCACTGGTCTGTCAGACCGCCGGGATCAACTTACCCTTCATCGTTGCAAGAACCAGTACGAATTCTACGGGTCAACGTTCGTTAG
- a CDS encoding prolyl oligopeptidase family serine peptidase produces the protein MKLKNCLLLVIILTITIPCLADESSPAAFPGQPKDWHGFSRYDFEVDGKSALVVAPKESAPGRPWVWHGEFFGHKPAPDIALLKQGFHIAYLRVPDMLGAPEAVAHWDTFYKELTQKYGLAEKPALVGLSRGGLYCYNWAAANPDQVACIYGDAPVCDFKSWPGGKGAGKGSPRDWKLVLQRYGFKDDAEAIAYDKNPIDNLAPLAAADVPLLHVYGDADEVVPWEENTGVLAERYRKFGGDITLIAKPGVGHHPHSLDDPSPIVEFITQHASVEKPRGRRTGRSDAVGKMAAKLTADRLMVYKKAGGRELYLHIYEPLNWKPTDRRPCFLVIHGGGWTGGEPGRMAPFADYFRLKGMVGISVQYRLLNLKQGTTVFDCVKDGRSAVRFVRSHAESLGIDPDKIIVSGGSAGGHVAVGTALFDGVDEPRESTEVSSTPNALVLLFPVIDTSPAGYGNAKIGKRWRELSPAHQVRGKVPPTLIFHGTGDTVTPFAGAEAFRDAMHKAGNRCELAAHEGGKHGYLMKDKELYFDTMTLTDKFLAKLGLNPK, from the coding sequence ATGAAACTCAAGAATTGTCTATTGCTAGTCATCATATTGACAATCACGATACCGTGTCTTGCTGACGAATCGAGTCCGGCTGCATTTCCTGGTCAACCGAAGGATTGGCATGGTTTTTCGCGATACGATTTCGAAGTCGATGGCAAATCGGCATTGGTTGTTGCGCCGAAAGAGTCTGCACCGGGGCGGCCGTGGGTTTGGCACGGTGAATTCTTTGGTCACAAACCGGCACCGGATATTGCTCTGTTGAAGCAGGGGTTTCATATCGCCTACTTGCGAGTTCCCGACATGCTCGGCGCTCCCGAAGCTGTTGCTCATTGGGATACGTTCTATAAAGAACTCACGCAGAAATATGGACTCGCCGAGAAGCCGGCACTGGTCGGCCTGAGTCGGGGTGGCCTGTACTGTTACAACTGGGCCGCTGCCAATCCTGACCAAGTGGCGTGCATCTATGGAGACGCGCCGGTTTGCGATTTCAAGAGTTGGCCAGGCGGCAAAGGGGCTGGCAAAGGGAGCCCGCGTGATTGGAAGCTCGTCCTGCAGCGGTATGGCTTCAAAGACGATGCGGAAGCTATCGCTTACGATAAAAATCCAATTGACAATCTTGCTCCGCTTGCTGCGGCAGACGTCCCCTTACTGCATGTCTACGGAGACGCTGATGAAGTGGTTCCGTGGGAAGAAAACACGGGGGTCCTGGCCGAGCGTTATCGGAAGTTTGGTGGTGATATCACGCTCATTGCCAAGCCGGGCGTCGGACACCATCCGCATAGCTTGGATGACCCCAGCCCCATCGTGGAGTTCATCACTCAACATGCTTCCGTTGAAAAGCCCCGCGGACGAAGAACGGGACGAAGTGACGCCGTCGGGAAGATGGCAGCAAAGCTCACAGCTGATCGGTTGATGGTCTACAAGAAGGCCGGGGGACGAGAACTATACTTGCATATCTACGAGCCGTTGAACTGGAAACCCACAGATCGACGGCCCTGTTTTCTCGTGATTCACGGTGGAGGCTGGACGGGGGGTGAACCGGGGCGTATGGCTCCTTTCGCGGATTATTTTCGTCTGAAGGGAATGGTCGGCATTAGCGTGCAATATCGGCTGCTCAACTTGAAACAGGGCACGACCGTGTTCGATTGCGTCAAGGATGGCCGTTCCGCGGTCAGGTTTGTCCGATCTCATGCTGAGTCCCTTGGAATTGACCCGGATAAAATCATTGTTAGCGGAGGATCAGCTGGTGGACACGTGGCTGTCGGGACGGCTTTGTTTGACGGTGTCGACGAGCCGAGGGAGTCGACGGAAGTTTCCTCCACTCCCAATGCCCTCGTGCTGCTATTCCCCGTGATCGACACGTCTCCGGCAGGGTACGGCAACGCCAAGATCGGCAAACGCTGGCGGGAACTCTCACCAGCCCACCAAGTCCGCGGAAAGGTTCCACCAACGTTGATCTTCCACGGCACCGGAGACACGGTCACTCCATTTGCCGGTGCTGAAGCGTTTCGCGATGCGATGCACAAGGCGGGTAATCGGTGTGAACTGGCGGCTCACGAGGGTGGTAAACACGGATACCTCATGAAAGACAAAGAACTGTACTTCGACACCATGACCTTAACAGATAAATTCCTAGCCAAGCTGGGGTTGAACCCCAAATAA
- a CDS encoding neutral/alkaline non-lysosomal ceramidase N-terminal domain-containing protein, with translation MKTLLKHLLLLAIAISLTSGYAVAGEWKAGVARAVITPETPVWLAGYGTKRAPEGKIHDLWMKALALDDGEGNRVVMITSDFQGVPKTMSDRVFVQLDKEYGLQRQHIMFTFSHNHCGPRLGDDLIDYYPVEAAQEQLVSEYTDRMVTRTVELVGEALSRLAPATLQQGMGSTSFAVNRRNNREADVPNLLARGEPLRGPVDHSVPVLTVTRPDGKLDAVLFGYACHPTTLSFRQWCGDYPGFAQIEIEKKYPGVTAMFVNTCGGDQNPLPRRKVELCEKYGRMLAVAVEETLEQKQSLKPVTPRIRTAFEIAELPYLKVVTKEELQELTNDTRALRARWAKRLLKKLDDGHKFESAYPYPIHAWQLGNEMLVIGMGAETVVDYGLRFKREFGPGTWVCGYADDMISYIPSRRVWEEGGYEGGYNLYEYGRPAFRWRGDIEDRIAKSVHKLVKQVRN, from the coding sequence ATGAAAACATTGTTAAAGCATCTCCTGTTACTGGCGATTGCAATTTCCCTCACCAGCGGCTACGCAGTCGCTGGTGAGTGGAAAGCTGGAGTGGCCCGTGCTGTGATTACTCCAGAGACGCCGGTCTGGCTAGCGGGATACGGAACGAAACGGGCACCCGAAGGGAAAATCCATGACCTGTGGATGAAGGCTCTCGCACTCGATGACGGCGAAGGAAACCGAGTCGTGATGATCACGAGTGACTTTCAAGGCGTGCCCAAAACCATGAGCGATCGTGTGTTTGTGCAACTCGATAAAGAGTACGGGTTGCAGCGGCAGCACATCATGTTCACGTTTTCGCATAATCACTGCGGGCCGCGATTAGGGGACGACCTGATTGACTATTATCCGGTCGAAGCGGCCCAAGAACAGCTTGTCAGCGAGTACACCGATCGGATGGTGACACGCACGGTGGAACTCGTCGGTGAAGCGTTGTCCCGATTGGCTCCGGCGACGCTGCAACAGGGAATGGGAAGTACCTCGTTTGCGGTGAATCGGCGGAACAATCGCGAAGCTGATGTGCCCAATCTGCTGGCTCGCGGCGAACCGTTGCGAGGCCCCGTTGACCATTCCGTTCCCGTGTTGACGGTCACGCGACCTGATGGAAAACTGGATGCCGTCCTGTTCGGGTATGCCTGCCATCCCACGACTCTCAGCTTTCGTCAGTGGTGTGGCGACTACCCTGGCTTTGCCCAGATTGAAATTGAGAAAAAGTATCCCGGTGTAACGGCGATGTTCGTCAACACCTGTGGCGGAGATCAGAACCCACTGCCTCGCCGCAAAGTCGAACTCTGTGAAAAGTATGGGCGGATGCTAGCCGTTGCAGTCGAAGAGACGTTGGAGCAAAAACAGTCTCTGAAACCAGTCACGCCAAGAATTCGAACGGCATTCGAGATTGCGGAACTGCCGTATCTGAAAGTCGTGACCAAGGAAGAATTACAAGAACTCACAAATGACACCCGCGCGTTACGTGCTCGCTGGGCGAAACGTCTGCTCAAGAAGCTGGATGACGGTCACAAATTTGAGTCGGCATATCCGTATCCGATCCATGCCTGGCAACTTGGAAATGAGATGCTCGTGATCGGCATGGGGGCCGAGACTGTTGTCGATTACGGACTGCGTTTCAAACGCGAATTCGGCCCCGGCACTTGGGTCTGCGGTTATGCGGACGACATGATTTCGTACATCCCCTCACGACGAGTCTGGGAGGAAGGCGGCTATGAAGGCGGTTACAATCTGTACGAATATGGTCGTCCGGCGTTTCGCTGGCGTGGCGACATCGAAGACCGAATCGCAAAGTCAGTCCACAAGCTCGTCAAGCAAGTGCGAAACTGA